CTTCGTTGCCGCCTTCACGACCTTTGTGGAACAATGCGGCGACATGCGTTTGCGAGGTTGTTGCCGTGATCGACCCCGATGGTTTCCGCCCCAATGTCGGGATCATTCTGACGAATGACGCCGGCCAGGTGCTATGGGCCCGCCGTATCAATCAGGACGCCTGGCAGTTTCCGCAAGGGGGGATCAACCCCGACGAGACGCCGGAAGACGCCTTGTACCGCGAGCTGAACGAAGAAGTGGGCCTGGAGCGCGAAGATGTTGAAATTCTCGCCTGTACCCGGGGCTGGTTGCGCTATCGTTTGCCGCAGCGTCTGGTGCGTACCCACAGCCAGCCGCTGTGCATCGGCCAGAAGCAGAAGTGGTTTCTCCTGCGCCTGATCTCCAACGAGCAGCGGGTGCGGATGGATTTGACCGGTAAACCGGAGTTCGATGGCTGGCGTTGGGTCAGCTATTGGTATCCGCTGGGCCAGGTGGTGACATTCAAGCGCGAGGTGTACCGGCGCGCCCTCAAAGAGCTTGCCCCGCGCCTGCTGGCGCGCGACTGACGACGGAGTTCGACCCCGAGCCATGCTCAATACGCTGCGCAAGATCGTCCAGGAAGTTAACTCCGCCAAGGATCTCAAGGCGGCGTTGGGGATTATTGTGTTGCGCGTCAAAGAGGCCATGGGCAGCCAGGTCTGCTCGGTCTACCTGCTCGACCCCGAGACCAACCGCTTCGTGCTGATGGCCACCGAGGGCTTGAACAAGCGCTCGATCGGCAAGGTCAGCATGGCGCCCAACGAAGGTCTGGTCGGCCTGGTCGGCACGCGTGAAGAACCCCTGAACCTCGAAAACGCCGCGGACCACCCGCGCTACCGCTACTTCGCCGAGACCGGCGAGGAGCGCTACGCCTCGTTCCTCGGGGCGCCGATCATCCACCACCGCCGCGTCGTCGGCGTGTTGGTCATCCAGCAGAAAGAACGCCGCCAGTTCGACGAAGGCGAAGAGGCCTTCCTCGTGACCATGAGCGCCCAGCTCGCGGGCGTGATCGCCCACGCCGAGGCCACCGGCTCGATCCGCGGCCTGGGCCGTCAGGGCAAGGGCATCCAGGAAGCCAAGTTCGTCGGCGTTCCGGGCTCGCCGGGCGCGGCGGTCGGCACCGCCGTGGTCATGCTGCCGCCGGCGGACCTGGACGTGGTGCCGGACAAGGCCGTCGCCGACATCGACGCCGAGCTGGCGCTGTTCAAGAACGCCCTCGAAGGCGTGCGCGCCGACATGCGCGCCTTGTCGGCCAAGCTGGCGACCCAGCTGCGCCCCGAAGAGCGCGCGCTGTTCGACGTCTACCTGATGATGCTCGACGATGCCTCGCTGGGCAGCGAAGTCACCACCGTGATCAAGACCGGCCAATGGGCCCAGGGCGCGTTGCGCCAGGTGGTCACCGATCACGTCAACCGTTTCGAACTGATGGACGACGCCTACCTGCGTGAGCGGGCGTCGGACGTCAAGGACCTGGGCCGCCGCCTGCTCGCCTACCTGCAGGAAGAGCGTCAGCAGAACCTGGTCTACCCGGAAAAGACCATCCTGGTCAGCGAAGAACTGACGCCGGCCATGCTCGGCGAGGTGCCGGAAGGCACGCTGGTCGGCCTGGTCTCGGTGCTGGGCTCGGGCAACTCCCACGTCGCGATCCTGGCCCGGGCCATGGGCATCCCGACGGTGATGGGCCTGGTCGACCTGCCGTACGCCAAGGTCGACGGCATCGAAATAATCGTCGACGGCCACCGCGGCGAGGTCTACACCAACCCCGGCGAAGTGCTGCGCAAGCAGTTCGCCGAAGTGGTGGAAGAAGAGAAGCAGCTGGCCCTGGGCCTCGACGCGCTGCGCGACCTGCCGTGCGTGACCCTCGACGGGCACCGCATGCCGCTGTGGGTCAACACCGGCCTGCTGGCGGACGTGGCCCGCGCCCAGAAGCGCGGCGCCGAAGGCGTCGGCCTGTACCGCACCGAAGTGCCGTTCATGATCAACCAGCGCTTCCCCAGCGAAAAGGAGCAACTGGCGATCTACCGCGAGCAGCTCGCCGCGTTCCACCCGCAGCCGGTGACCATGCGGACCCTGGACATCGGCGGCGACAAGGCGCTGTCGTACTTCCCGATCAAGGAAGACAACCCGTTCCTGGGCTGGCGCGGCATCCGCGTCACCCTCGACCACCCGGAAATCTTCCTGGTGCAGACCCGCGCGATGCTCAAGGCCAGCGAAGGCCTGAACAACCTGCGGATCCTGCTGCCGATGATCTCCGGCATCCACGAGCTGGAAGAGGCGCTGCACCTGATCCACCGGGCCTGGGGCGAGGTGCGCGACGAGGGCACCGACGTGCCGATGCCGCCGGTGGGGGTGATGATCGAGATTCCGGCGGCGGTCTACCAGACCAGGGAACTGGCACGGATGGTGGACTTCCTGTCCGTCGGCTCCAACGACCTGACCCAGTACCTGCTGGCGGTGGACCGCAACAACCCGCGGGTGGCCGACCTCTACGACTACCTGCACCCGGCGGTGCTGCAGGCCTTGCAGATTGTGGTGCGCGACGCCCACGCCGAAGGCAAGCCGGTGAGCATCTGCGGCGAAATGGCCGGCGACCCGGCGGCCGCGGTGCTGTTGATGGCGATGGGCTTCGACAGCCTGTCGATGAACGCCACCAACCTGCCGAAGGTGAAGTGGATGCTGCGTCAGATCAACCTGAGCAAGTCCAGGGACCTGTTGGCGGAACTGATGACCATCGACAACCCGCAGGTCATCCACAGCTCGCTGCAACTGGCCCTGAAGAACCTGGGGCTGTCGCGGATGATCAACCCGGCGCCGGTCAAGACCGCCTGAACACGTGTGGCGAGGGAGCAAGCGCCCTCGCCACGTCAGACGCTCAAGTCCACCTCCCCGAGATGCCCGCCGAACGGGCCGAAGCTGCGCTCCACGATCCGGCGCGTGCCGTCCGCCTGCACGATCAGCGCCGTGCTCGCCCGCGTCCCGTAGCTCTGGCTGGCGATGAACACGCTCGACAGCAGCGACTCGGTCGCCCGTCCCACGCCGGTGTCCGGCAACTCCGCCTCCGGCGCCGGTTGCGCGTCGGCCAGCAGCGCCAGCAACCGTTCGGGCTGCGGATCGTCCAGCACCGCATTCAAGGCCGCCTTGGCCTTGAGCAGTTTCGGCCAGGGTGTGTCCAGCCCGGCGTTGGACAGTCCGTAGACCCCCGGCGGCAGCATCACCGGCTCCGGGTCGCGGGCGTTGAAGTGCCACAGTTCGTTGGCGTTGCCCAGCAGCAGGTTGAACCCGGCGTACTGCGCCGAGCGTTCGACGACGTCGGCCAGATAGTCGTCGATCGACAGCTCCCCGGTCAGGAACCCGGCCACCAGCCCGCCCCGCGAACGCTGCGCCGGCGGCTGGCCGGGGTCGCGGATGTTGGTCAGCGCCGCGAACCGGCCGTGGGCGCCCAGGCCCAGCCAGGTGCCGCCCGCCTCCAGGTCCCGCCCGGCGTGGACGTGGGGCGCCTCCGGCCACGGGGCCAGCGGCAGGCTGGGCCGGGCGTAGAACTCGTCGCGGTTGGCCGCGACGATCAGCGGTTGGGCATGATCCGGCCGCCAGGCGAAAACGATCAGGCACATAAGGTTGTCCTTGTGCGTTTTTTGCCCACTCTACGCAGTCATCGCCCGCGCATCCATCGCAAGTGGAGCCTGAGGCCATGCATCCGTTACCATGCCGCTCCGGTTTTGGGGACGCGTCGGGGGAGGCGGTCATGGAATTTCTGCTCTATCTGGCGTTGGGCGCCTGCGCAGGCGTACTGGCTGGGCTGTTCGGGGTCGGCGGCGGGATCATCATCGTCCCGGTGCTGGTGTTCAGTTTCACCTTGCAAGGCTTCGACCCGTCGATCCTGACCCACCTGGCGGTGGGCACGTCGCTGGCGACGATCATCTTCACCTCGGTCAACGCCGTGCGCGAACACCATCGCCGGGGCGCGGTGCGCTGGCCGATCTTCGTCTGGATGACGGTCGGCATCCTGGTCGGCGCCGGGCTGGGCGCACTGACCGCCGAAGCGATCTCGGGCCCTCACCTGCAAAAGATCATCGGCGTGTTCGCCCTGGTGATCGCCGCGCAACTGGCCCTGGAGGCCAAGCCCAAGGCCAGCCGGACGGTGCCGGGCAAGCTCGGCCTGACCGTGGCCGGCAGCGTGATCGGCTGGGCCTCGGCGATCTTCGGCATCGGCGGCGGCTCGCTGACCGTGCCGTTCCTGACCTGGCGCAGCGTGCCGATGCAGCAGGCGGTGGCGACGTCGTCGGCCTGCGGTTTGCCGATCGCGGTGGCCAGTGCGATAAGTTTCATGATTCTGGGCTGGCACGATCCGCTGTTGCCGGCCCATAGTCTCGGTTTCGTGTACCTGCCGGCGCTGTTGGGGATCGCCCTGACCAGCATGGTCTTCGCCCGCCTCGGCGCGCGCCTGGCCCACAAGCTGTCGCCGAAGTTGCTCAAACGCCTGTTCGCCGCTTTGCTGTTCTGCGTGGGCCTGAACTTTCTGTTGTGAGCCGGCGCAATCCTGACTTAATCCTGAGGTGGCAGCGTCCCCCGGGAATGTTGAAGACCTGAACTCTAACGAGGAGTCGCAATGCTGCCTTACCCGCAGATCGACCCGGTGGCGGTTGCCATCGGTCCGTTGAAAATCCACTGGTACGGCCTGATGTACCTGATCGGCATCGGCGGCGCGTGGCTGCTGGCGTCGCGCCGGCTCAACCGTTTCGACCCGACCTGGACGAAGGAGAAGCTCTCCGACCTGGTGTTCTGGCTGTCCATGGGCGTGATCGTCGGCGGGCGCCTGGGCTACGTGCTGTTCTATGACCTGAGCGCCTACCTGGCCAACCCGACGCTGATCTTCGAGGTGTGGAAGGGCGGCATGTCGTTCCACGGCGGCTTCATCGGCGTGATGCTGGCGGCGCTGTGGTTCGGCAAGCGCAACAACAAGTCGTTCTTCCAGCTGATGGACTTCGTCGCGCCGATGGTGCCGATCGGCCTGGGGGCCGGGCGCATCGGCAACTTCATCAACGCCGAGCTGTGGGGCAAGCCGACCGACGTGCCGTGGGCGATGATCTTCCCGCCGTTCAGCGATCCGGCGCAGCTGCCGCGCCACCCGTCGCAGCTTTACCAGTTCGCCCTCGAAGGCGTGGCGCTGTTCCTGATCCTCTGGCTGTTCTCGCGCAAGCCGCGTCCGACCATGGCCGTTTCGGGCATGTTCGCGCTGTTCTACGGGATCTTCCGGTTCATCGTCGAGTTCGTCCGCGTGCCGGACGCGCAGTTGGGCTACTTGGCCTGGAACTGGCTGACCATGGGCCAGGTGCTGTGCGTGCCGATGATCGTCGGCGGGCTGTTCCTGATCTGGCTGGCCTACCGTCGCGCGCCGGCGGCGCCGGTCGCTCCGACGGCTTAACATACGGACCCCGGCGCCGGACGCCGGGGCTCAAAGGAAACAGGTAACCCATGAAGCAATATCTTGATCTGGTGTCCCACGTCATCAACAACGGCACCAAGCAGGCCAACCGCACCGGCGTGAACACCATCAGCTTTCCGGGCGCCATGCTGCGCTTCGACCTGCAGGAAGGCTTTCCGGCGATCACCACCCGCAAGATGGCCTTCAAGTCGGCCATCGGCGAGATGTGCGGTTTTCTGCGCGGGGTGAACAACGCCGCCGAGTTCCGGGCGCTGGGCTGCAAGGTCTGGGACCAGAACGCCAACGAAAACGCCCAGTGGCTGGCCAACCCGTTCCGTCAGGGCGAAGACGACCTGGGCGAGATCTACGGCGTGCAGTGGCGCAAGTGGCCGGCGTACAAGCAGATCCCGCTGAGCAACGCCGCCGCCATCGAACAGACCCTGAGCCAGGGCTACCGGCAGATCGCCGAGGGCGAAGAGGACGGCCAGGCCTACGTGGTGCTGTACAAGGCCATCGACCAGGTGCGCCAGTGCGTCGACACGATCATCAAGGATCCGGGCAGCCGGCGCATCCTGTTCCACGGCTGGAACTGCGCCCAGCTCGACGAGATGGCCCTGCCGCCGTGCCACCTGCTGTACCAGTTCCACCCGAACGTCGAGACCCGGGAAATCTCCCTGACGCTCTACATCCGCTCCAACGACCTGGGCCTGGGCACGCCGTTCAACCTCACCGAAGGCGCCGCGCTGCTGAGCCTGATCGGCCGCCTGACCGGCTACACGCCGCGCTGGTTCACCTATTTCATCGGCGATGCGCACGTCTATGAGAACCACCTGGACATGCTCAACGAACAGCTCAAGCGCGAGCCGTTCGCCATGCCGAAACTGAAGATCTCCGACCGCGTGCCGGAATTCGCCAAGACCGGCGTGTACCAGCCGGAGTGGCTGGAATTGGTGGAGCCTGGTGACTTCTCCCTGGAAGGCTACGAGCACCATGCGCCGATGACCGCGCCGATGGCGGTCTGAAGCCCGGCTCCGCAGAGCCTGGGCTGACGCCATCGCCAGCAGGCTGGCTCCCACAGGGCGTTCGGTTGGATGCTGGGGCGGCGGTCACTGCAAGACAATGTGGGAGCGAGCCTGCTCGCGATGACGGTGTGTCAGCCAAGGATGGATCGGCTGACGCAACGCTTTCGCCGGCGGGTTCGCTCCCACATTTGTTTTGGGGTGTTCTTAATGGCCGTGGCTCCGGCCCACGTGGGAATGCTCGACTTCCGTCGCCGTAACCCCGCCGCTCACTTCCAGCCGTTGCAGGATCCCGCACTGATCCGCTTCCGGCCCCTCGCCACAACGCTGGCGCAGGTCGAGCAGTTGCGCCTGCAAGGCCAGCAAGCCGTCGATCCGCGCCTTGACGTGCTGGATGTGTTCGTCGATCAGGGCGTTCACGCTCTCGCACTGGTCCTGCGGACTGTCGCGCAGGGTGAGCAATGCGCGGATCTCTTCGAGGGTCATGTCCAGGGTGCGGCAGTTGCGGATGAAGGTCAGCCGTTCGGCGTGGGCCTGGGTGTAGACCCGGTAGTTGCCGTCGCTGCGGGCCGGTTCCGGCAGCAGGTTTTCGCGCTCGTAGTAGCGGATGGTCTCCACGGCGCAGTCGGTGAGTTTTGCCAGTTCTCCGATCTTCATGACGGCAATCTCCAAAAGGGTGCTTGACCCTATAGTGGCTACAGGGTCTTTACTTGGCAACAGGCACCTTCATGGACGCGACCGATGAGCGATTCCCTGCACACCCACAGCCACAAACCTGGCGAGCACGATCACAGCCACGAGCATGATCACGAACATGGCCACAGCCCGAAACTGCAGCCTGTGCACAAGCACGCCCATGGCGGCGACGCCTGCTGCTCGGCGAAAACCGCCGCACCGGCACTGATCCGGCTGAGCGAGGCGCCGAGCGCCGACGCCCGGTTGAGCAGCTTCCGCATCGAGGCGATGGACTGCCCGACCGAGCAGACCCTGATCCAGAACAAGCTCGGCAAACTGGCCGGCATTCAGCAACTGGAATTCAACCTGATCAACCGCGTGCTCGGCGTGACCCATACGCTGGCGGACACCGCGCCGATCACTGAGGCGATCAAGTCCCTGGGCATGCAGGCCGAACCGCTGGAGGCCGGCGTCGAGACGCCAGCCCCGGCACCGGCGAAGAAGCACTGGTGGCCGCTGGCGCTGTCCGGAGTCGGTGCGCTGGCGGCGGAGGTCATCCATTTCACCAACGCCGCGCCGACCTGGGTGGTGGCGATCGTCGCGCTGGTGTCGATCCTCAGCGGTGGCCTTGGCACCTACAAAAAGGGCTGGATCGCCCTGAAGAACCGCAACCTCAACATCAACGCCCTGATGAGCATCGCCGTGACCGGCGCCGTGCTGATCGGCCAATGGCCGGAAGCGGCGATGGTGATGTTCCTGTTCACCGTGGCCGAGCTGATCGAGGCCCGTTCGCTGGACCGGGCGCGCAACGCCATCAGCGGCCTGATGCAGATGACGCCGGAGCAAGCCACTGTATTGCAGGCTGACGGCAACTGGGTCGAACGCGAGGTCAAAGGCATCGATCTCGGTGCCCGGGTGCGGGTCAAGCCCGGCGAGCGCATCGCCCTCGACGGTGAAGT
This Pseudomonas ekonensis DNA region includes the following protein-coding sequences:
- a CDS encoding RNA pyrophosphohydrolase, translated to MIDPDGFRPNVGIILTNDAGQVLWARRINQDAWQFPQGGINPDETPEDALYRELNEEVGLEREDVEILACTRGWLRYRLPQRLVRTHSQPLCIGQKQKWFLLRLISNEQRVRMDLTGKPEFDGWRWVSYWYPLGQVVTFKREVYRRALKELAPRLLARD
- the ptsP gene encoding phosphoenolpyruvate--protein phosphotransferase; amino-acid sequence: MLNTLRKIVQEVNSAKDLKAALGIIVLRVKEAMGSQVCSVYLLDPETNRFVLMATEGLNKRSIGKVSMAPNEGLVGLVGTREEPLNLENAADHPRYRYFAETGEERYASFLGAPIIHHRRVVGVLVIQQKERRQFDEGEEAFLVTMSAQLAGVIAHAEATGSIRGLGRQGKGIQEAKFVGVPGSPGAAVGTAVVMLPPADLDVVPDKAVADIDAELALFKNALEGVRADMRALSAKLATQLRPEERALFDVYLMMLDDASLGSEVTTVIKTGQWAQGALRQVVTDHVNRFELMDDAYLRERASDVKDLGRRLLAYLQEERQQNLVYPEKTILVSEELTPAMLGEVPEGTLVGLVSVLGSGNSHVAILARAMGIPTVMGLVDLPYAKVDGIEIIVDGHRGEVYTNPGEVLRKQFAEVVEEEKQLALGLDALRDLPCVTLDGHRMPLWVNTGLLADVARAQKRGAEGVGLYRTEVPFMINQRFPSEKEQLAIYREQLAAFHPQPVTMRTLDIGGDKALSYFPIKEDNPFLGWRGIRVTLDHPEIFLVQTRAMLKASEGLNNLRILLPMISGIHELEEALHLIHRAWGEVRDEGTDVPMPPVGVMIEIPAAVYQTRELARMVDFLSVGSNDLTQYLLAVDRNNPRVADLYDYLHPAVLQALQIVVRDAHAEGKPVSICGEMAGDPAAAVLLMAMGFDSLSMNATNLPKVKWMLRQINLSKSRDLLAELMTIDNPQVIHSSLQLALKNLGLSRMINPAPVKTA
- a CDS encoding NRDE family protein, coding for MCLIVFAWRPDHAQPLIVAANRDEFYARPSLPLAPWPEAPHVHAGRDLEAGGTWLGLGAHGRFAALTNIRDPGQPPAQRSRGGLVAGFLTGELSIDDYLADVVERSAQYAGFNLLLGNANELWHFNARDPEPVMLPPGVYGLSNAGLDTPWPKLLKAKAALNAVLDDPQPERLLALLADAQPAPEAELPDTGVGRATESLLSSVFIASQSYGTRASTALIVQADGTRRIVERSFGPFGGHLGEVDLSV
- a CDS encoding sulfite exporter TauE/SafE family protein: MEFLLYLALGACAGVLAGLFGVGGGIIIVPVLVFSFTLQGFDPSILTHLAVGTSLATIIFTSVNAVREHHRRGAVRWPIFVWMTVGILVGAGLGALTAEAISGPHLQKIIGVFALVIAAQLALEAKPKASRTVPGKLGLTVAGSVIGWASAIFGIGGGSLTVPFLTWRSVPMQQAVATSSACGLPIAVASAISFMILGWHDPLLPAHSLGFVYLPALLGIALTSMVFARLGARLAHKLSPKLLKRLFAALLFCVGLNFLL
- the lgt gene encoding prolipoprotein diacylglyceryl transferase, whose translation is MLPYPQIDPVAVAIGPLKIHWYGLMYLIGIGGAWLLASRRLNRFDPTWTKEKLSDLVFWLSMGVIVGGRLGYVLFYDLSAYLANPTLIFEVWKGGMSFHGGFIGVMLAALWFGKRNNKSFFQLMDFVAPMVPIGLGAGRIGNFINAELWGKPTDVPWAMIFPPFSDPAQLPRHPSQLYQFALEGVALFLILWLFSRKPRPTMAVSGMFALFYGIFRFIVEFVRVPDAQLGYLAWNWLTMGQVLCVPMIVGGLFLIWLAYRRAPAAPVAPTA
- a CDS encoding thymidylate synthase is translated as MKQYLDLVSHVINNGTKQANRTGVNTISFPGAMLRFDLQEGFPAITTRKMAFKSAIGEMCGFLRGVNNAAEFRALGCKVWDQNANENAQWLANPFRQGEDDLGEIYGVQWRKWPAYKQIPLSNAAAIEQTLSQGYRQIAEGEEDGQAYVVLYKAIDQVRQCVDTIIKDPGSRRILFHGWNCAQLDEMALPPCHLLYQFHPNVETREISLTLYIRSNDLGLGTPFNLTEGAALLSLIGRLTGYTPRWFTYFIGDAHVYENHLDMLNEQLKREPFAMPKLKISDRVPEFAKTGVYQPEWLELVEPGDFSLEGYEHHAPMTAPMAV
- the cadR gene encoding Cd(II)/Pb(II)-responsive transcriptional regulator — protein: MKIGELAKLTDCAVETIRYYERENLLPEPARSDGNYRVYTQAHAERLTFIRNCRTLDMTLEEIRALLTLRDSPQDQCESVNALIDEHIQHVKARIDGLLALQAQLLDLRQRCGEGPEADQCGILQRLEVSGGVTATEVEHSHVGRSHGH